Sequence from the Mustelus asterias chromosome X, sMusAst1.hap1.1, whole genome shotgun sequence genome:
AGAAatcgtacacgtgttctgtgtgtggacaaggattcagcCGATCATCAGGCCTGTCAAAACACAAGCGCATCCACACTGGAAACAAACCATGGaagtgtggggactgtgggaagggattcatttctCCGTCTGAGTTGGAAACTCATCGAAGGTGTCACACTGGAGAacgaccgttcatctgctctgactgtgggaaaggattcactcagtcatcgcacctggtgagacaccagcgacttcactctggagaaagaccattcacctgctctgtgtgcaaggtgggattcactcagtcatcccacctgttgTCACACGAGCgaattcactctggagagagaccattcacctgctccgagtgcaagatgggattcactcagtcaacccacctggtgacacaccagcgagttcacactggggagagacctttcacctgctccgagtgtgggaagagattcagccGGTCGTTTCACCTTCTGATTCACCAGCGAATGCAcgctggagagagaccattcccctgctccgagTGTGAGAAGGCATTCATTACATCAACAGAATTGCTGacgcaccagcaagttcacactgagggtccattcacctgctccaaatgtgggaagaaattcacttCCTCCTCCAACCTGCTGAATCATCAGCAAGTACATAGTGATGAGAGACCTTTTCAATGTCCAGgctgtgggaagtgctttaaaagatCGAGGGAACTCGTGtcacatcaacgtg
This genomic interval carries:
- the LOC144481955 gene encoding uncharacterized protein LOC144481955 isoform X2, with translation MEGKSTVHSREKSYTCSVCGQGFSRSSGLSKHKRIHTGNKPWKCGDCGKGFISPSELETHRRCHTGERPFICSDCGKGFTQSSHLVRHQRLHSGERPFTCSVCKVGFTQSSHLLSHERIHSGERPFTCSECKMGFTQSTHLVTHQRVHTGERPFTCSECGKRFSRSFHLLIHQRMHAGERPFPCSECEKAFITSTELLTHQQVHTEGPFTCSKCGKKFTSSSNLLNHQQVHSDERPFQCPGCGKCFKRSRELVSHQRVHTDE